From a single Vitis vinifera cultivar Pinot Noir 40024 chromosome 18, ASM3070453v1 genomic region:
- the LOC100263329 gene encoding pentatricopeptide repeat-containing protein At5g42310, chloroplastic, with protein sequence MLLLPAPLPTRFPSYHFLSPVLRDHRILQPPLLATTSAAVTTASGEASQFSKPLNEYGSSGDLNSVPNRRYDFTPLLRFLSNSESDSDSGAEVESPPPTSLDFTEFQLVESYRAVPAPLWHSLLKSLCSDSSSIGTAYSLVTWLERHNLCFSYELLYSILIHALGRSEKLYEAFLLSQRQTLTPLTYNALIGACARNDDLEKALNLMSRMRRDGFPSDFVNYSFIIQSLTRTNKSDSSMLQKIYAEIESDKIELDGQLLNDIIVGFAKSGDVNRAMSFLAMVQGNGLSPKTATLVAVITALGNAGRTEEAEAIFEELKEGGLMPRTRAYNALLKGYVKTGSLKDAESIVSEMERSGFSPDEHTYSLLIDAYANAGRWESARIVLKEMEASGVRPNSYVFSRILASYRDRGKWQKSFQVLREMRNSGVSPDRHFYNVMIDTFGKCNCLDHALATFDRMRMEGVQPDAVTWNTLIDCHCKSGHHNKAEELFEAMQESGCSPCTTTYNIMINSFGEQERWEDVKTLLGKMQSQGLLANVVTYTTLVDIYGQSGRFKDAIECLEVMKSVGLKPSSTMYNALINAYAQRGLSEQAINAFRVMRADGLKPSVLVLNSLINAFGEDRRDAEAFSVLQYMKENDLKPDVVTYTTLMKALIRVEKFDKVPAVYEEMTLSGCTPDRKARAMLRSALRYMERTLKS encoded by the exons ATGCTTCTTCTGCCGGCGCCGCTTCCGACTCGATTCCCTTCGTATCATTTCTTATCTCCGGTTCTCCGCGACCACCGCATTCTCCAGCCACCACTCCTCGCCACCACCTCTGCTGCCGTCACCACCGCTTCTGGAGAAGCCTCTCAGTTCTCCAAGCCACTCAACGAATACGGCAGCAGCGGCGACCTTAATTCTGTGCCGAACCGCCGCTACGACTTCACTCCACTGCTCCGGTTTCTGTCCAATTCAGAATCCGACTCTGATTCCGGAGCCGAAGTCGAGTCTCCTCCTCCGACCTCTCTGGACTTCACTGAGTTCCAGCTAGTGGAGTCTTACCGAGCCGTGCCGGCTCCGCTGTGGCACTCGCTCCTTAAATCGCTATGCTCAGATTCGTCCTCAATTGGAACTGCGTATTCCCTAGTTACATGGCTTGAGAGGCACAATCTCTGTTTTTCTTACGAGTTGCTCTACTCGATTCTTATTCACGCTCTGGGACGCTCCGAGAAGCTTTACGAAGCGTTCTTGCTTTCTCAGAGACAAACCCTAACTCCATTGACATACAATGCCCTAATTGGGGCCTGTGCTCGTAACGATGACCTCGAAAAAGCCCTAAATTTGATGTCTCGGATGCGCCGTGATGGTTTCCCATCCGATTTCGTGAATTACAGCTTCATAATTCAGTCGCTGACTCGTACTAACAAGAGTGATTCTTCAATGTTGCAGAAAATTTATGCGGAGATTGAGTCAGATAAGATTGAGCTTGATGGACAGCTCTTGAATGATATAATCGTGGGGTTTGCGAAATCTGGTGATGTGAACCGGGCAATGTCCTTTCTGGCCATGGTACAGGGCAATGGGTTGAGCCCAAAAACTGCTACTCTTGTTGCAGTTATAACTGCATTGGGGAATGCTGGTAGGACAGAGGAGGCGGAGGCTATTTTTGAGGAGTTAAAAGAAGGTGGATTGATGCCAAGGACAAGGGCTTATAATGCTCTTCTCAAAGGGTACGTGAAAACAGGTTCTTTGAAAGATGCTGAATCCATTGTGTCGGAGATGGAGAGGAGTGGGTTTTCCCCAGATGAGCACACTTATAGTCTTCTTATTGATGCATATGCAAATGCAGGTAGGTGGGAAAGCGCAAGAATTGTGTTGAAGGAAATGGAAGCAAGTGGTGTACGGCCTAATTCTTATGTTTTTAGCAGAATTTTAGCAAGTTATCGTGATAGAGGAAAATGGCAAAAATCATTTCAGGTTCTGAGGGAGATGAGGAATAGCGGGGTGTCCCCTGATAGGCATTTTTACAATGTGATGATTGATACTTTTGGCAAGTGTAATTGTCTAGATCACGCACTGGCCACATTTGACCGGATGAGAATGGAGGGTGTACAGCCTGATGCTGTCACATGGAATACGCTCATAGATTGTCACTGTAAGTCTGGGCACCACAATAAAGCAGAGGAGTTGTTTGAGGCAATGCAGGAAAGTGGGTGCTCTCCTTGCACTACAacatataatattatgattAATTCTTTTGGGGAGCAGGAGAGATGGGAGGATGTGAAGACCTTGTTGGGGAAGATGCAGAGTCAGGGGTTGTTGGCCAATGTTGTTACATACACCACACTGGTTGATATTTATGGACAATCAGGGAGATTTAAGGATGCAATAGAGTGCTTGGAGGTCATGAAATCTGTTGGGTTGAAGCCATCCTCAACCATGTATAATGCACTAATTAATGCATATGCACAAAGG GGTTTGTCTGAGCAAGCAATAAATGCATTTAGGGTCATGAGAGCAGATGGTCTAAAGCCCAGTGTGTTGGTTCTCAACTCCTTAATCAATGCATTTGGTGAGGATAGAAGGGATGCTGAAGCTTTTTCTGTGTTGCAGTACATGAAGGAAAAT GACTTGAAGCCAGATGTTGTTACATATACTACACTCATGAAAGCTCTAAT